One genomic segment of Podarcis raffonei isolate rPodRaf1 chromosome 7, rPodRaf1.pri, whole genome shotgun sequence includes these proteins:
- the LOC128417081 gene encoding kelch-like protein 12 isoform X1 → MDSLRDSDEEDGIEKPLPSHEAYLCQGLKQLYQTQQLCDVTLGVEGKSFPCHRMLLASVSPYFRDMFVHSESHNGEIQLEDITASTLHCLLDYLYTEEVSLTAETAQDLFTAASKLQILPLKETAGRFLEMNISMNNCLSLYSLAHQHNHQPLLDAASCYIKQHFVPLAKQEAFLNLEPKALISLISSDNLEVPSELIVYQAVRNWVESAASVRLPLYKELLGHVRFSLLTHEELVDVQADTAEYYRHVRLKWKELDGAGRLQASGGLRKGMYDDCLACLKVDESRTQDGDDPEPYLYCFDPNAERWETLPPLKYLSYSGCASMGCKLYLSGGQKADCSFVDTLHQYDSLTSQWTQLPSMFTARALHPFLACDKKLYAVGGCSDTGPLSSAEAFSVEQNAWAPISSLPLAVMYPASTVLRNKLYLIGGKASRSYKGLLIYDTNADWWNEVPMDFACYGAAAVSVSNGIYVFGGYTEERGNLLVQSAMATEELPNCTKGSFYLFENGRVSWEVTVPELPTALAFSCAVEWQGKIYLLAGKDETCSYNTIYSWVPEDTSWTRCPEEIPTTASQVRISSVAPLKMPKKPIQLLLFGAALSPAVSGVDDVKKQQLSSSSSREGCSLNCCWGGR, encoded by the exons ATGGATTCCCTGAGGGATAGCGATGAAGAGGATGGCATAGAAAAACCTCTTCCATCTCATGAAGCCTATTTATGTCAGG gctTGAAACAGCTGTACCAGACCCAGCAGCTATGCGATGTTACCTTGGGCGTGGAAGGAAAGAGCTTTCCTTGCCACAG GATGCTGTTGGCATCAGTCAGTCCTTATTTCAGAGATATGTTTGTCCATTCTGAGTCACACAACGGGGAGATCCAGCTTGAGGACATCACTGCTTCCACACTCCATTGCCTGCTGGACTATCTCTACACGGAAGAGGTGTCTCTCACTGCAGAAACTGCCCAGGACCTCTTTACTGCAGCTAGCAAGCTCCAGATCCTTCCACTGAAAGAGACAGCTGGAAG GTTTCTCGAAATGAACATCTCCATGAACAACTGCCTCAGCCTTTACAGCCTGGCTCATCAGCACAACCACCAGCCTTTGCTTGACGCAGCCTCGTGCTACATCAAGCAACACTTTGTGCCCCTCGCTAAGCAGGAAGCCTTCCTGAACCTGGAACCCAAAGCTTTAATCAGCCTCATCTCCTCGGACAACCTGGAAGTGCCCTCTGAGCTGATCGTCTACCAGGCTGTGCGCAACTGGGTGGAGTCTGCAGCCTCCGTGCGCCTCCCGCTGTACAAGGAGCTCCTCGGACATGTCCGCTTTTCACTGCTCACCCACGAAGAGCTCGTCGACGTCCAGGCGGACACTGCAGAATACTACAGGCACGTGCGTCTGAAGTGGAAGGAGCTGGATGGGGCAGGGAGGCTCCAAGCGAGTGGCGGGCTCAGGAAGGGCATGTACGACGACTGCCTTGCTTGTCTGAAGGTCGACGAGAGCAGGACCCAGGATGGAGATGACCCAGAACCTTACCTGTACTGTTTCGACCCCAACGCAGAGAGGTGGGAGACGTTGCCACCGCTGAAGTACCTGAGCTACTCTGGATGTGCCTCCATGGGCTGCAAGCTTTACTTGTCTGGAGGTCAGAAGGCCGACTGCTCTTTTGTGGACACTCTGCATCAGTACGATTCCTTGACCAGCCAATGGACACAACTCCCGTCCATGTTCACAGCCCGGGCCCTCCACCCCTTTCTGGCCTGTGACAAAAAGCTGTATGCTGTCGGAGGCTGCAGCGATACTGGCCCTCTCTCTTCCGCGGAGGCCTTCAGCGTTGAGCAGAATGCCTGGGCCCCTATCTCTAGCCTGCCCCTTGCCGTGATGTACCCAGCTTCAACTGTGCTCAGGAATAAGCTTTACCTTATAGGGGGGAAAGCCTCCAGGAGCTACAAGGGGCTTCTGATCTACGACACAAATGCCGACTGGTGGAATGAGGTGCCCATGGACTTTGCCTGCTACGGTGCAGCGGCTGTCTCGGTCAGTAACGGGATATATGTTTTCGGCGGGTACACCGAGGAAAGGGGCAATTTACTGGTCCAGAGCGCCATGGCCACTGAGGAGCTCCCCAACTGCACCAAAGGGAGCTTTTACCTCTTTGAGAATGGCAGGGTGAGCTGGGAAGTCACTGTCCCAGAGCTACCGACAGCCTTGGCTTTTTCTTGCGCGGTGGAATGGCAAGGTAAGATCTACCTGTTGGCGGGCAAGGACGAAACCTGCTCCTATAATACGATTTACAGCTGGGTTCCAGAGGACACAAGCTGGACCCGGTGCCCTGAGGAAATCCCCACGACGGCTTCCCAGGTGAGAATATCCAGCGTCGCACCCCTGAAGATGCCCAAAAAACCAATCCAGCTCCTTCTGTTTGGCGCCGCACTGAGCCCAGCGGTGTCCGGGGTGGATGATGTCAAGAAACAGCAGCTGAGCTCTTCTTCCTCTCGAGAGGGCTGCAGCCTCAACTGCTGTTGGGGTGGAAGATGA
- the LOC128417081 gene encoding kelch-like protein 12 isoform X2 yields the protein MSGMLLASVSPYFRDMFVHSESHNGEIQLEDITASTLHCLLDYLYTEEVSLTAETAQDLFTAASKLQILPLKETAGRFLEMNISMNNCLSLYSLAHQHNHQPLLDAASCYIKQHFVPLAKQEAFLNLEPKALISLISSDNLEVPSELIVYQAVRNWVESAASVRLPLYKELLGHVRFSLLTHEELVDVQADTAEYYRHVRLKWKELDGAGRLQASGGLRKGMYDDCLACLKVDESRTQDGDDPEPYLYCFDPNAERWETLPPLKYLSYSGCASMGCKLYLSGGQKADCSFVDTLHQYDSLTSQWTQLPSMFTARALHPFLACDKKLYAVGGCSDTGPLSSAEAFSVEQNAWAPISSLPLAVMYPASTVLRNKLYLIGGKASRSYKGLLIYDTNADWWNEVPMDFACYGAAAVSVSNGIYVFGGYTEERGNLLVQSAMATEELPNCTKGSFYLFENGRVSWEVTVPELPTALAFSCAVEWQGKIYLLAGKDETCSYNTIYSWVPEDTSWTRCPEEIPTTASQVRISSVAPLKMPKKPIQLLLFGAALSPAVSGVDDVKKQQLSSSSSREGCSLNCCWGGR from the exons ATGTCAGG GATGCTGTTGGCATCAGTCAGTCCTTATTTCAGAGATATGTTTGTCCATTCTGAGTCACACAACGGGGAGATCCAGCTTGAGGACATCACTGCTTCCACACTCCATTGCCTGCTGGACTATCTCTACACGGAAGAGGTGTCTCTCACTGCAGAAACTGCCCAGGACCTCTTTACTGCAGCTAGCAAGCTCCAGATCCTTCCACTGAAAGAGACAGCTGGAAG GTTTCTCGAAATGAACATCTCCATGAACAACTGCCTCAGCCTTTACAGCCTGGCTCATCAGCACAACCACCAGCCTTTGCTTGACGCAGCCTCGTGCTACATCAAGCAACACTTTGTGCCCCTCGCTAAGCAGGAAGCCTTCCTGAACCTGGAACCCAAAGCTTTAATCAGCCTCATCTCCTCGGACAACCTGGAAGTGCCCTCTGAGCTGATCGTCTACCAGGCTGTGCGCAACTGGGTGGAGTCTGCAGCCTCCGTGCGCCTCCCGCTGTACAAGGAGCTCCTCGGACATGTCCGCTTTTCACTGCTCACCCACGAAGAGCTCGTCGACGTCCAGGCGGACACTGCAGAATACTACAGGCACGTGCGTCTGAAGTGGAAGGAGCTGGATGGGGCAGGGAGGCTCCAAGCGAGTGGCGGGCTCAGGAAGGGCATGTACGACGACTGCCTTGCTTGTCTGAAGGTCGACGAGAGCAGGACCCAGGATGGAGATGACCCAGAACCTTACCTGTACTGTTTCGACCCCAACGCAGAGAGGTGGGAGACGTTGCCACCGCTGAAGTACCTGAGCTACTCTGGATGTGCCTCCATGGGCTGCAAGCTTTACTTGTCTGGAGGTCAGAAGGCCGACTGCTCTTTTGTGGACACTCTGCATCAGTACGATTCCTTGACCAGCCAATGGACACAACTCCCGTCCATGTTCACAGCCCGGGCCCTCCACCCCTTTCTGGCCTGTGACAAAAAGCTGTATGCTGTCGGAGGCTGCAGCGATACTGGCCCTCTCTCTTCCGCGGAGGCCTTCAGCGTTGAGCAGAATGCCTGGGCCCCTATCTCTAGCCTGCCCCTTGCCGTGATGTACCCAGCTTCAACTGTGCTCAGGAATAAGCTTTACCTTATAGGGGGGAAAGCCTCCAGGAGCTACAAGGGGCTTCTGATCTACGACACAAATGCCGACTGGTGGAATGAGGTGCCCATGGACTTTGCCTGCTACGGTGCAGCGGCTGTCTCGGTCAGTAACGGGATATATGTTTTCGGCGGGTACACCGAGGAAAGGGGCAATTTACTGGTCCAGAGCGCCATGGCCACTGAGGAGCTCCCCAACTGCACCAAAGGGAGCTTTTACCTCTTTGAGAATGGCAGGGTGAGCTGGGAAGTCACTGTCCCAGAGCTACCGACAGCCTTGGCTTTTTCTTGCGCGGTGGAATGGCAAGGTAAGATCTACCTGTTGGCGGGCAAGGACGAAACCTGCTCCTATAATACGATTTACAGCTGGGTTCCAGAGGACACAAGCTGGACCCGGTGCCCTGAGGAAATCCCCACGACGGCTTCCCAGGTGAGAATATCCAGCGTCGCACCCCTGAAGATGCCCAAAAAACCAATCCAGCTCCTTCTGTTTGGCGCCGCACTGAGCCCAGCGGTGTCCGGGGTGGATGATGTCAAGAAACAGCAGCTGAGCTCTTCTTCCTCTCGAGAGGGCTGCAGCCTCAACTGCTGTTGGGGTGGAAGATGA